A region of the Apium graveolens cultivar Ventura chromosome 6, ASM990537v1, whole genome shotgun sequence genome:
AGAAATAATATCGGCTTGCAAGATTTAAATGTAATACTAGGCAACATTGTAAAAGTCCCGGGTGTTAATCTTACTGATGCCGAGGTATCTTGTCCCTTGAATACTGATGTCGATGATTTCAAAAAGTTTTTGTTACCCATAAAGAAGCTGAGTATGGAAGGTATAACAAGTCAGGAAGATAACGACATCAAAAACCTTCAGGTGGCATTGTCAAAATTAATTACAAATATGGATATTTGTTTGGATGATATGGAGCTGTCAGCTGAATCCTTTAATGTTGGGTGCTACGAACATATGGTTCTTTTGTATGAATTACACAGTGTTGCACAACTTTTTCAAAGCACAGAAGAAGAACTGTGGCTGATGTTGAAGGGAAGGAGAATTATGTTTAATCATCTGGTTATTAACCATAGTAGGAGGAGTGCTAATAATGAATGGATTTACAAGTACAAGGAGCTAACTACTTTTGAGTGCACAAGACATTTGGCCCTTTTGCTATTTCCTGAACTCAATGACAGTGTGGAACTCCCGACAATAACAATAAAGAGATCTAAAGTGTTGTAAGGGAGTGGTTTTCCTTGATCTGTCAGGTCCTATTCGATCCTCAACGTGACTTCTTTATAGCTTGTCCAAATCATCGAAGAAGGCTTTTTCCAAATTCAGGCTTGTTCCCGTTATCACCTGatattttaaggaaacaaagtcCCCTTCTCTGAGAATTTAATTCTAGAATTTAACATCAAAAAGGGCAACTCCCATCATTCTCTGTGAATACCAATTCGCAGGTTTTCTTTTTGCCGACTGCCTTGTATAAAATTAGATGTGCTAGAATCAAGACCTAAGTTTGAGAGAATTGCCACAATATTGGAAACATTAAAAACCTAACAACAAAAGTTCAAAATATAGATAGTCTATTCGATAATGATGATTCAGAAGTTTTaatgaataaatatatattaggTACTATGTAGTATGCTCTGTCTTTTCCATGTTCTACTTAATTTTCGAAAGTCTTCATTCTTGTTAAGATTAGACTGTATAATGAAACATCCTATCTTGTTAACATAAATTTCTCAAAAATACTCTATATGAACCGTTGTTTGCAGCTTCTAAGGTGGAACCAGACTATTTTAAATTTGCTGGCCGAGTTGTAGCATTAGCCTTGATGCACAAAGTACATATCGGCATTGTTCTTGACCGTGTATTTTATTTGCAATTGGCTAACAGACCCGTGTCCCTTGAAGATATTCAGGATATAGATCCTTTTGTTTACAATAGTTGCAAGGACATATTGAATATGGATCCTGAAATGGTTGATCAAGATACTCTAGCTCTTACATTTAGTGTTGATGAAATAGATGAGTCAGGATCAAAGAGAGTTTTGGATCTTGTTCATGGTGGAGCCAATATTGCAGTGGATAGTAATAATAGAGGAAAATATGTTGATCTTCTAATTCAACATTGGTTTGTTAAATCCGTTGCGATACATGTTGATGAATTCATCAAGGGATTCAATGACATTATAAGTTCCTCGGAAAAAGGGAAAGTATTTTTTAAATGGTTAGAATCAGAAGATCTTGACAAGATGTTGCATGGCAGTGAAAGACCTATTTCTGTTGAAGATTGGAAGGATCATACTACTTATTATGGGTACAATGATACTGACAATCAGATTGTCTGGTTTTGGGAGGTAATTTAAAGTTCATTTTGTATCTTACTGTCAGTTATTTGTAGAAAATTATCACAATGTTTA
Encoded here:
- the LOC141667800 gene encoding E3 ubiquitin-protein ligase UPL5-like, which produces MHKVHIGIVLDRVFYLQLANRPVSLEDIQDIDPFVYNSCKDILNMDPEMVDQDTLALTFSVDEIDESGSKRVLDLVHGGANIAVDSNNRGKYVDLLIQHWFVKSVAIHVDEFIKGFNDIISSSEKGKVFFKWLESEDLDKMLHGSERPISVEDWKDHTTYYGYNDTDNQIVWFWEIVERMSEEQRKELLFFWT